The Nerophis ophidion isolate RoL-2023_Sa linkage group LG05, RoL_Noph_v1.0, whole genome shotgun sequence genomic interval TGTTTATTAGAAAATGTGTATCTTATTCTCAAACTTAACAGAATGCTTACGTCGGATGAATTGAACATTTTTAGGCGGTTACATTGTTTCAGCTTCCTTCTTTAAGTCTAAAATTGAATGATTTGGACCTTAAGCGAAACATGTTCTTCCAAAGTTTTAAAAAGCATACATGTGTGTCAGTGTTACAAAGACACGAGGGGAAAGATATGACATCATTTGTCACGTAGTGCACGCATGACGATGCAcgttttgtcaccccaagatgcaaaatgGACCAATCGGATGAGaattgcaggtaagagcttgatttgatgtataaaaataaaataatactggtacaaaaaggtaaaagaaaGCGTGTGCCtcagcacgggaagctaacgctatACTTAGCAGTCAGTCAAGAGTCCAAAAATGACGTGCcaagcgcacgggaagctaaggaacTACTTCGCAAAGGTACAAAGACTTTAGGAAATGCCAAagtgactgttgcttaccgcaaacaaaagacccaggctgaacaaagggagaaggcaggcttaaatactggcagCAATCAGAAAAAGGGTGCGCGTCGAAAAAAAAAGTGGCAGGTAGAACAAACAtgaaaccatggagacaagataaataaggaagtgccaaaccagggatcggaagagtccaaaaacaaacaagaaaaacaaaatgactcaaaaaccaaaataatgtatgatccgggcggaCGATTTTATTATAATTACAGTGAAGGAAAAGCAAGTTTATTAGAAAGGTATTTTAAAAATAACAAAGAACCTCAGCGAGTTGCAGGGCCAATTATTGAAGTATACACTATTGAACCATATACAACACAAAGCTTAATACAAAAGACattttttttgggaggggggaAGTTTCCCAATTAGAGAAAAAAGGAAAACCAAGTCAATATTAAAAACATCTACCTCGTTAGTGGTTATATGAGGTGGAAGATAATACAATAACACAAGTTGCAACACAAAAGCGACATTGTGCGGATCCCATACATTTAtgtatctgtttttatttagagtCATAATGGAGTTTACCCCAGCTGACTTGGTCAGAACAGATAACCTGAACAAGAACACCTATCAATACTCCATGTGACTTCATAAGACTAACATACACAGTCAGGTTATACCTGGGCAatatagttgttgttgttgttttgttactGTAAGGCATATACGTTGTATAAAACATAACATCAAATAAATGGTTACATTTTACTCAATGTTTAAATGTTCATCCCTTTGGTGCAATATGAATTTGTACAGAACTGAATGTGTCATAGTAGAAAATTTGTAGTTTTCCAAAGCACACAGGAGTAAATAAGTCAGACTGCTGCATCCGTACGTTCCTTGCATTTTAACactatatttatgtgtgtgtctttttgttttcttacactaTTGTCCATGATGCACCCGTAGCTGTTTCCCAGCAGTTGAGAAGCgcaaaaagaacaaaaaacaggACCATTGAAAGTCCCAATTGAACAAGGACAGCGAGATTTGTTGCCACTTCTCCTCAAAAAACTTTGAAGGGGGAAACTACATGAAATAAAGCACTCAGTTCTGCGAGAATGTTCTAAAGGAGCCACATGCCTTTACAAACAAATATATGGCATATAGGCCTTATTTACAACAATTTAGGCTTGAAAAACAAAGCAAAGCCAACATGTGTTAAACATCTGTAAAAAGCAAACTCAGAAAAAAGGGAATATACGAAACATGTTGACAGAACCATCAAAGTCAGAGATTAATAGTATCTACCTCAGTCCCTAAATTGGATTGGACTACAACTGGCTGAGCTGGACCAACCATTTTACAGTGAAGATGTTGATGAAAGGGAAAATGGAAAGTGGTTCAGTTGCGGTTCATATCTTACAGAGAAAATAATGTATTTGTTGAAGTAAACCAACTAATGAATACGAAAAGGGTTTGTATAAAACAACATTTATACTCAAAGTGAGAAAAGTTACCTACCTCTAAAGGGTCAAATGAATCCTGAAGCTCATCAACAAAGTCAGAAGGACTTTTCCTCAGAGTCTGGTCAGCAGGCAGCGTGTTGTCATTGTAAGAAGACACAAACTTAAAGTCACTGGTTCTAGAACCTGTTGTCAAGTAGGCGTCATAGTTGTAGGTGCTGCGTAAAGTTCCTGTGCCGTCAACATCTGCGTAATTAGGAGGCAGATACGCGCTGGGGATGGCAACTGCTCCATCAAACAACAGTCTGGGCTTTCTCCTGCGACAAAACCTCACACCCAGGACGATGATGATGAAGGTCAGAAAGAAGGTGGACACAGACACCAGCGCGATGATCAGATAAGACGTCAGTTTGGAATTCTTCTCCTCATAAGAAATGTCCTTCAGTTCTGGCACCTCAGCCAAGTTGTCAGAAATAAGTAAATACATGGAGCAGGTGGCAGAGAGAGGGGGCTGTCCGTTATCTTTCACTGCCACAATCAGGTTCTGTTTCATGCTGTCAGATTCAGAAATGTCCCGCTGGGTCCTGATCTCTCCACTGTGGAGACCAATGGTGAAAAGTCCCGGATCAGTGGACTTGACTATATGATAGGACAGCCAGGCGTTCTGTCCAGAGTCTGCGTCCACCGCTATCACTTTGGACACCACAGAGCCTCCGTGTGCAGCTTTGGGGACCAGCTCTGTCATGAAGGAGTTACCCTCTGGGGAGGGGTACAGTATCTGAGGAGAGTTGTCATTCACATCCGATATGAACACACTGACGCTCACGTTGCTGCTCAGTGGAGGAGAACCGTTGTCTCTGGCCATGACGTGGAATTTAAAACTCCTCAAGTGTTCATAATCAAATGACCTGACAGCGTGGATCACACCTGTGTCTCCGTTAACAGACACATAGGAGGACACCGGGGCACCGTTCACCTCAGCGGCTAACAGAGAATAAATCACGGTACCGTTCTGTCTCCAGTCGGGGTCTCGAGCACTAACGGAACATAAAGTGGAgccagctttgttattttcactCACATATGCACTGTAGGACTGTTCCTCAAACACAGGTGGGTTGTCGTTGATGTCTGCTACAGATAAGTGGAGACTTTTAGTGGAGGACAGAGGAGGAGAGCCCTCGTCAGTGGCACTGATTGTAATGTTGTAATCAGACACTAGTTCACGGTCCAGTTGTCCAGTAGTCACCAGAGAATAATAGTTCTTAATAGAAGGAACTAACTTAAAGGGGACATTTTGTTGAATGGAGCAGCGGACCTGTCCGTTCTTCTCAGAGTCTCTGTCCTGAACATTAATGATGCCCACCTCTGTTTCAGGTGACACATTTTCAGGTACTGGATTAGAGAGTGACTTTAAATTGATCACAGGAGCGTTGTCATTTACATCAATTATATCAATTATTACTTTTGTCACAGTAGAAAGTCCATAACCATCTTTAGCTTCAACAAACACTTCATGCGTTGATCCCTCTTCATAATCAATCTTGCCTATAACAAATATTTCTCCGGTTTTATCATTGAGAGAAAACATAGTACGTGATTTATCAGACATTTTGCTGAACTGGTATGTTATTTCGCCATTTACACCTTCGTCTGCATCTGATGCACTCACAGTAATAACTGGTGTGTTTAGTGCGGCGTCTTCTTTGACGGATGATGTATAAACAGCCTGAGTAAAAACTGGGGCGTTGTCATTAGCATCAAGTACAATGATATGTATGACTACTGTACCAGATCTGGGAGGAGAACCACCATCCACTGCTGTAAGGAGTAATTTTAAATCCTGCTGTTCCTCTCTGTCTAATTCCTTATCCAAAATCAACTCACCGTATTCATTGCCAGAATTGGTCGCCTGAATACGAAACACAAAATTAGCATTTTGTTGTAGTATGTACCTTTGAACCGAATTTGTTCCAATATCTGCATCATTTGCTGCATTAAGGCGGTATTTAGCTCCTTTGATAGCTGACTCACGAATTTCCAGCCTCACAACATCATTAGGGAAAATCGGTGCATTGTCATTCACGTCCTGCACTTGCAGAGACAACCTGTGTAGTTCCAAAGGATTCTCCAGCAGCAGATCGAATCTTAGAACACAGGAAGGTTTTTCACCGCAATGCTCCTCTCGGTTGATCCTGTCAGCAACCATTAAATCTCCTGTCCGGAGGTTTATTCCGCAATACTGTTTGTCATTTCTTTCCATGTCGACACGAGGCTTGCGAACAGACAGTTTCCCCACCTCCAATCCGAGATCCTTGGCGATATTTCCAATGATAGATCCACGTTTCAGCTCCTCTTGTACAGAATAGCTCAGGTCCCCGTGTGTACAATCGAGCAGAACAAAGAAAAAGATGAAGCTGCAGCTGTGAACCATGCGTCGTGTGTGCGCCATCCTCTGATATTAACGCACAAAATGCAACACACTTCTAATTTTCAAAATCTCATTCGACCATTAAAAACCCCTTTTGCCTTAGTCCTCCTCCTTTAACGCTCTGAAGAAGACTAGAATCCAATAATGAGTGTTGCACAGCACAAACAAAGCCTGCATGAATCTGCTGCTGGTCTCTACTGACACCATGTGTACTGTAAGAAAATTGCAGTTGTCATATTTATGCtgcattgtattattattaagatACAATAATGGGAGAATATAGTATTTTGTACAGCTATCGTCCGCTTTTGATAAATGATTTATGTTTCAGTCTTTCTCTTCACTACTTCTGACCATTATTTCGCAAATGTCCGAGACCTTAGGTAattgtttaatacttaaaaacagttaaaacaaatatatacgcATTTTTAAAATCAGGTATTTAAAGAATTAAAACATTACACAAATATCATTTCATCTCACTGTTCTACATCAGTATACTACTAAAATATTCAGGCGGTCAAATCTTGCCAGCTTTCTTCTTAAAGCCTAAAATTTAATGATATGCATCTTTAGCTCAGAAATGTTCTCTTGAAAATGCATTTACAAACATATTCAAATAGTTCAGAAGTTTTACAACGCATACACATGTTTCAGTGTTACAAATTATTTAGGGGGAAGTTACGATATAATTATAGGAAGGAAAAGCCAGATAAAAACAAACTGactttaaaattaattaaaaaaaacaacaacagctggTTTCAGCCCCAAAGCCAAATCAATGAAGTACACACTATTGATCCATATGTGACAGGAAGCTTTAAAAATAGGCTGTTTTTTTCTAAACTATCagagaaaaaaggaaaacaagGTCAATGTTAAAAAGATCTACATAGTCAGTGGCAAGAGCAGGTGCAAGATAAGAAAATAACACAATTTTCAACACAAAAGCGACATTTGAGGATTCCACACATGTATCTGTTTTCACTCAGAGTCATGATGGAGTCTATCCCAGGTGACTTGGTCAGAAAAGGTGGAACACCCTAAATAGATCACCGATAAATACTGCCAGATTACACATTACACCTgggcaaattagttttttatttttattttttttaactgtagacTTATAagatttataaaacagaacatttaaaaaaaataccaaattttATGAAATGTAATGTGTAAATGTTGGATGATTTGTATTGAAAGACACCGAATGTGTCATATTCACAATTTGGTAGTTTTCCAAAGGACTTGTGAGTAAAAACAGACTACTGCATGTTTGTGTTTCTTGCATtttaacacaatatatatatacttacatacaagTTAAACATCTTCTGAAACATTTTGAATTAACgttttgttttgtgtgtttttgttttttgtttttgttacagTATTTTTGCTTGCTGTCCATGATACACCCGTTACTGTTTCAAAACCAGTTCAAAAGAGCAAAAGGAAAAAATATGCACACTCAAAGTCTCAATTGAACAAGGACAGCGAGATCTGAAGCCAATTAGCCTCAAAAACCTTTAAAGGTGGAAACATCATCCTCCCTTTCGATAGCTGGTAGTCAGAAATAGAGTCCACTTGGTTAAGCTTCAGTTGATGATAACGATGTTACAATTTAAACATGACAATTGACATCTAAACTCAAAGTGTACAACCTGTtaagaaactaaaaaataaagtccTACCAATGGATACATTGGTAGGAAAGTAGAAAATTGTAATTGTCTGATGTGCGATAATATATCATACCAACATCATTTGTAAATGTTTTGTCAAAAACAAATTGATTAGCAAAAACTATTTTGGTTAAGTCCAAACTTAATACATTTTCAGAAAATAAAGAgtaaatatacaatgaaaactggTAAACCGATTTTGAGTCAACTGAGTATATGCGTTTTTACTTTCATAAATATGATTTTTACAATTTAGTATATGCTTTCAGTGCctgatttttcttttctttttacagATTCTCACTTCCCTCGGCCTTCAGAAGAAAATACACGGAACGAGTATTTGTGATTGCCACCgtattatttaaaacatttaaaataaaattaaacagtcCAACGATTGATActgtaaaacatccaaaaaacctGCTTTCATTTTACAAACccaatattaataaaacacatacattgcaaaacaaattaaataagTCGAAATGACTATTTCAGTAAGAATTAAATATAAAGATCAAAGGTGTCCACAATCATTGCATAAGCTGATAATTGAGAAAAAACCACAGAATTATGAAAGATATAAAGATCTTGATTAACAATGTTGATTGGCAAAGCAAAGCTTCAAAAAGTATGATGAAAATCAGAAATGTACAATCAGTTCTTCTCAAGTCACAACCGAATAAACGAAAGCgaccacaaaaacacagccagtTAAAAAAGGTAATGAATGTGTGATTTTAGTCTTTTGTTTAGCTTTTCAGTATGTGTCATCTCAGAAAAATAAAATCTtgacacaaaatatgcattaagACATCAATAATATCCAACCATGATCACAATGTAGCTCAAGAAACTGCCATGATAATCAATATGTAAATACTGTCCTTCATAAACTATGAGTGcatttacaaacatttgtattcAGGCATTGTCATAAATTCGCAAAAGGTTCCTACCTCCAAAGGGTCAAAAGAATCCTGAAGCTCATCAACAAAGTCAGATGGACTTTTCCTCAGAGTCTGGTCAGCAGGCAGCGTGTTGTCATTGTAAGAAGACACAAACTTAAAGTCACTGGTTCTAGAACCTGTTGTCAAGTAGGCGTCATAGTTGTAGGTGCTGCGTAAAGTTCCTGTGCCGTCAACATCTGCGTAATTAGGAGGCAGATACGCGCTGGGGATGGCAACTGCTCCATCAAACAACAGTCTGGGCTTTCTCCTGCGACAAAACCTCACACCCAGGACGATGATGATGAAGGTCAGAAAGAAGGTGGACACAGACACCAGCGCGATGATCAGATAAGACGTCAGTTTGGAATTCTTCTCCTCATAAGAAATGTCCTTCAGTTCTGGCACCTCAGCCAAGTTGTCAGAAATAAGTAAATACATGGAGCAGGTGGCAGAGAGAGGGGGCTGTCCGTTATCTTTCACTGCCACAATCAGGTTCTGTTTCATGCTGTCAGATTCAGAAATGTCCCGCTGGGTCCTGATCTCTCCACTGTGGAGACCGATGGTGAAAAGTCCCGGATCAGTGGACTTGACTATATGATAGGACAGCCAGGCGTTCTGTCCAGAGTCTGCGTCCACCGCTATCACTTTGGACACCACAGAGCCTCCGTGTGCAGCTTTGGGGACCAGCTCTGTCATGAAGGAGTTACCCTCTGGGGAGGGGTACAGTATCTGAGGAGAGTTGTCATTCACATCCGATATGAACACACTGACGCTCACGTTGCTGCTCAGCGGAGGAGAACCGTTGTCTCTGGCCATGACGTGGACTTTAAAACTCCTCAAGTGTTCATAATCAAATGACCTGACAGCGTGGATCACACCTGTGTCTCCGTTAACAGACACATAGGAGGACACCGGGGCACCGTTCACCTCAGCAGCTAACAAAGAATAAATCACGGTACCGTTCTGTCTCCAGTCGGGGTCTCGAGCACTAACAGAACATAAAGTGGatccagctttgttattttcactCACATATGCACTGTAGGACTGTTCCTCAAACACAGGTGGGTTGTCGTTGATGTCTGCTACAGATAAGTGAAGACTTTTAGATGAGGACAGAGGAGGAGAGCCCTCGTCAGTGGCACTGATTGTAATGTTGTAATCAGACACTAGTTCACGGTCCAGTTGTCCAGTAGTCACCAGAGAATAATAGTTTTTAATTGAAGGAACTAACTTAAAGGGGATATTTTGTTGAAGGGAGCAGCGGACCTGACCATTGTTCTCAGAGTCTCTGTCCTGAACATTAATGATGCCCACCTCTGTACCAGGTGACACATTCTCAGGTACTGGATTAGAGAGTGACTTTAAATTGATCACAGGAGCGTTGTCATTTACATCAATTATATCAATTACAACTTTTGTCACTGTAGAAAGTCCATAACCATCTTTAGCTTCAACAAACACTCCATGCGTTGATCCCTCTTCATAATCAATCTTGCCTATAACAAATATTTCTCCGGTTTTATCATTGAGAGAAAACATTGTACGTGATTTATCAGACATTTTGCTGAACTGGTATGTTATTTCGCCATTTACACCTTCGTCTGCATCTGATGCGCTCACAGTAATAACTGGTGTTTTAAGTGCGGCGTCTTCTTTGACAGATGATGTATAAACAGCCTGAGTAAAA includes:
- the LOC133552585 gene encoding protocadherin beta-15-like, translated to MAHTRRVVHSCSFIFFFVLLDCAHGDLSYSVQEELKSGSIIGNIAKDLGLEVGKLSARKPRVDMERNDKQYCGINLQTGDLMVADRIDREEHCGEKPSCVLRFDLLLENPLELHRLSLQVQDVNDNAPIFPNDVVRLEISESAVKGAKYRLNAANDADIGTNLVQRYILQQNANFVFRIQATNSGNEYGELILDKELDREEQQELKLLLTAVDGGSPPRSGTVVIHIIVLDANDNAPVFTQAVYTSSVKEDAALKTPVITVSASDADEGVNGEITYQFSKMSDKSRTMFSLNDKTGEIFVIGKIDYEEGSTHGVFVEAKDGYGLSTVTKVVIDIIDVNDNAPVINLKSLSNPVPENVSPGTEVGIINVQDRDSENNGQVRCSLQQNIPFKLVPSIKNYYSLVTTGQLDRELVSDYNITISATDEGSPPLSSSKSLHLSVADINDNPPVFEEQSYSAYVSENNKAGSTLCSVSARDPDWRQNGTVIYSLLAAEVNGAPVSSYVSVNGDTGVIHAVRSFDYEHLRSFKVHVMARDNGSPPLSSNVSVSVFISDVNDNSPQILYPSPEGNSFMTELVPKAAHGGSVVSKVIAVDADSGQNAWLSYHIVKSTDPGLFTIGLHSGEIRTQRDISESDSMKQNLIVAVKDNGQPPLSATCSMYLLISDNLAEVPELKDISYEEKNSKLTSYLIIALVSVSTFFLTFIIIVLGVRFCRRRKPRLLFDGAVAIPSAYLPPNYADVDGTGTLRSTYNYDAYLTTGSRTSDFKFVSSYNDNTLPADQTLRKSPSDFVDELQDSFDPLEVGTFCEFMTMPEYKCL
- the LOC133552440 gene encoding protocadherin beta-15-like, whose amino-acid sequence is MAHTRRMVHSCSFIFFFVLLDCTHGDLSYSVQEELKRGSIIGNIAKDLGLEVGKLSVRKPRVDMERNDKQYCGINLRTGDLMVADRINREEHCGEKPSCVLRFDLLLENPLELHRLSLQVQDVNDNAPIFPNDVVRLEIRESAIKGAKYRLNAANDADIGTNSVQRYILQQNANFVFRIQATNSGNEYGELILDKELDREEQQDLKLLLTAVDGGSPPRSGTVVIHIIVLDANDNAPVFTQAVYTSSVKEDAALNTPVITVSASDADEGVNGEITYQFSKMSDKSRTMFSLNDKTGEIFVIGKIDYEEGSTHEVFVEAKDGYGLSTVTKVIIDIIDVNDNAPVINLKSLSNPVPENVSPETEVGIINVQDRDSEKNGQVRCSIQQNVPFKLVPSIKNYYSLVTTGQLDRELVSDYNITISATDEGSPPLSSTKSLHLSVADINDNPPVFEEQSYSAYVSENNKAGSTLCSVSARDPDWRQNGTVIYSLLAAEVNGAPVSSYVSVNGDTGVIHAVRSFDYEHLRSFKFHVMARDNGSPPLSSNVSVSVFISDVNDNSPQILYPSPEGNSFMTELVPKAAHGGSVVSKVIAVDADSGQNAWLSYHIVKSTDPGLFTIGLHSGEIRTQRDISESDSMKQNLIVAVKDNGQPPLSATCSMYLLISDNLAEVPELKDISYEEKNSKLTSYLIIALVSVSTFFLTFIIIVLGVRFCRRRKPRLLFDGAVAIPSAYLPPNYADVDGTGTLRSTYNYDAYLTTGSRTSDFKFVSSYNDNTLPADQTLRKSPSDFVDELQDSFDPLEVVFFRALKEED